A DNA window from Flavisolibacter ginsenosidimutans contains the following coding sequences:
- a CDS encoding winged helix-turn-helix transcriptional regulator gives MNNTDELYTGCPVQHARQFIAGKWQMGILWNLSNQSMGFGEIKSKLPGLSDKILMQELDFFVQKKIINRNSFEFPTAKTEYALSSMGRSLIPVINAIVEWGYFNLQDEQVSKEMSLTPVPVIEAIEDGMAERE, from the coding sequence ATGAACAATACAGATGAGCTATATACTGGCTGCCCGGTTCAGCATGCCAGGCAATTCATTGCCGGTAAATGGCAAATGGGCATCCTGTGGAATTTAAGCAATCAATCCATGGGCTTCGGTGAAATTAAAAGTAAACTGCCCGGCCTATCAGATAAAATACTGATGCAGGAGCTGGACTTTTTTGTTCAGAAAAAAATTATTAACCGTAACAGTTTTGAATTTCCAACGGCCAAAACCGAATATGCGTTATCGTCTATGGGCCGAAGCTTAATCCCCGTCATCAATGCGATAGTGGAATGGGGTTATTTCAACTTACAGGATGAACAGGTTAGCAAAGAAATGAGCCTGACACCTGTGCCTGTTATCGAAGCTATAGAAGACGGTATGGCTGAAAGAGAATAA
- a CDS encoding S8 family peptidase produces MNVKRTLLSLLMAGLSLATYAQKQAPNGWHLSDPQTSGYYGISLDKAYNFLKGKKSQTVVVAVIDSGVDTTHEDLRPILWTNPKEIPGNGIDDDKNGYVDDVHGWNFLGNKDGRNVGKDSYEAARVYHRYKAKFENIKDPSTLSKDDQELYTMWSKAAKDVTKGVDPSSIMLIKRIYSEVKTGDSAIVKDLGKSVYSVKDLQAYTPKSKEAAAFKNIMVGTSAQNNNNTDITNKNLLDELESEMAKAESAQTPPPNYRGDIVKDNEADINDRYYGNNDVEALGADHGTHVSGIIAAARKNGKGIDGIADNVRIMMVRAVPDGDEHDKDIANAIRYAVDNGAKVINMSFGKGVSPEKSWVDDAVRYAESKGVLLVHAAGNESADNDTTWNFPNPVFKADKHRATNWITVGASGAEKNNLVANFSNYGKEEVDVFAPGVNIYSSVPGGNTYANFSGTSMASPVVAGVAALILEYYPQFTPQQVKAIIEQSAVPFTGDVTNPETGEKVKLSSLSRTGGVVNAYSAVIMADELARTGKFKTPGGKIKVDSKEVKIKKQQGAEKKKEKVKSA; encoded by the coding sequence ATGAACGTAAAACGCACCCTGCTCTCCCTGTTAATGGCAGGCCTTAGCCTTGCAACCTACGCACAAAAACAGGCACCCAACGGCTGGCATCTTTCCGATCCGCAAACAAGCGGTTACTACGGCATAAGCCTTGATAAAGCCTACAATTTTTTAAAAGGAAAGAAAAGTCAAACGGTTGTTGTGGCTGTGATTGACTCCGGCGTGGACACAACCCACGAAGACCTGCGTCCCATCTTGTGGACGAACCCAAAAGAAATTCCCGGCAACGGCATTGATGACGATAAAAACGGTTACGTGGACGACGTTCATGGCTGGAACTTTCTCGGCAACAAAGACGGACGCAACGTTGGCAAAGACAGTTACGAAGCCGCCCGTGTTTACCATCGTTACAAAGCCAAGTTTGAGAACATAAAAGATCCGTCAACCCTGAGCAAAGACGACCAGGAATTGTACACCATGTGGAGCAAGGCCGCAAAGGACGTAACCAAAGGCGTTGATCCGTCAAGCATCATGCTCATCAAGCGCATTTATTCCGAAGTAAAAACCGGCGATTCTGCTATTGTAAAAGACTTGGGCAAGTCGGTTTATTCCGTGAAAGACTTGCAGGCTTACACGCCCAAATCGAAAGAAGCGGCTGCGTTTAAGAACATCATGGTTGGCACCAGTGCGCAAAACAACAACAACACCGACATCACCAACAAAAACCTGTTGGATGAATTGGAATCCGAAATGGCGAAAGCCGAATCAGCTCAAACGCCGCCGCCAAATTATCGCGGCGATATTGTAAAAGATAACGAAGCCGACATCAACGACCGTTATTACGGCAACAACGATGTGGAGGCATTGGGTGCTGATCACGGAACACACGTTTCCGGCATCATTGCCGCCGCCCGCAAAAACGGCAAAGGCATTGACGGCATTGCCGATAACGTTCGCATCATGATGGTGCGTGCCGTACCGGATGGCGACGAGCACGACAAAGACATTGCAAACGCCATTCGCTACGCGGTTGACAACGGTGCGAAGGTCATCAACATGAGTTTTGGCAAAGGCGTTTCGCCGGAAAAATCCTGGGTAGACGATGCAGTACGTTATGCGGAAAGCAAAGGCGTTTTGTTGGTTCACGCTGCGGGCAACGAGTCTGCTGACAATGACACGACCTGGAACTTTCCCAATCCTGTTTTCAAAGCCGACAAGCACCGCGCAACCAATTGGATTACGGTGGGTGCAAGCGGCGCAGAGAAAAATAATTTGGTCGCCAATTTTTCAAATTACGGCAAAGAAGAAGTGGACGTGTTTGCACCGGGTGTGAACATTTATTCTTCGGTACCGGGCGGCAATACGTACGCAAATTTTTCGGGTACGTCAATGGCTTCGCCAGTAGTTGCCGGTGTTGCGGCGTTGATTCTTGAATACTATCCGCAGTTTACACCGCAACAGGTAAAAGCAATTATTGAGCAGAGTGCTGTGCCGTTTACGGGCGATGTGACGAACCCGGAAACCGGCGAAAAAGTTAAGCTTTCATCGCTTAGCCGCACCGGCGGCGTGGTGAACGCTTACTCCGCGGTAATCATGGCCGATGAACTGGCGCGTACCGGCAAGTTTAAAACTCCCGGCGGCAAAATAAAAGTTGACAGCAAAGAAGTGAAGATTAAAAAACAACAAGGCGCCGAAAAGAAAAAGGAAAAAGTAAAATCAGCTTAG
- a CDS encoding pyridoxal phosphate-dependent decarboxylase family protein, translated as MQHEEFRQAGHYLVDYIADYLNNVSGKALFPDVEPSFLYELFDEAIPQKPKPLAQLQKELEEKLMPYLTHVNHPGYMGLITPSPNPAGILADLLASAINQNVGAYTIGPSAVAMERRVIRWLNDLIGYDENAGGNLTSGGMMANFIGIKLGRDWTTGDTAQHEGLHGEWAVYVSEERHVSIDKSVDAAGIGRNYLRALPTDESYRVRIDALEEAIANDKAKGIKPICIVGLAGTTNLGAVDDLEALSKIAKRENCWFHVDAAYGGGMLLSQKYPTALKGLSLADSVTIDPHKWFYAPLDAGAVLVKDHQRLTKSFGIQHAYLTDRTNQKSERYQFYVHGFEQSKRFRSLKVWASFQHYGKEQIGEWIDQNIAQAKHLHRLAIKDGLFESAIEPPMSAICLHYKGNDLTKEQSKALHYEVAARMERGGKFWFASTEMKGKTWFRINPVNIHTTLETMDALYALLKQTCKEVEAEMIGQREIV; from the coding sequence ATGCAACACGAAGAATTCAGGCAGGCCGGCCATTACCTTGTTGATTACATCGCGGATTATTTAAACAACGTTTCCGGCAAAGCTTTGTTTCCCGATGTAGAGCCTTCTTTTTTATACGAACTCTTTGACGAAGCCATTCCGCAAAAGCCAAAACCCCTTGCGCAATTACAAAAAGAACTCGAAGAAAAATTGATGCCTTATCTCACACACGTCAATCATCCAGGCTATATGGGCCTCATCACGCCTTCGCCAAATCCCGCCGGAATTCTTGCCGATCTTCTTGCATCGGCCATCAATCAAAACGTTGGCGCCTACACCATCGGCCCTTCAGCCGTTGCGATGGAAAGAAGAGTAATTCGTTGGTTGAATGATTTGATCGGTTACGATGAAAACGCCGGCGGCAACTTAACCAGCGGCGGTATGATGGCAAATTTCATCGGCATTAAACTGGGCCGCGACTGGACCACCGGCGACACGGCGCAGCACGAAGGTTTGCACGGCGAGTGGGCTGTTTATGTTTCCGAAGAACGCCACGTATCCATTGATAAATCGGTAGATGCCGCGGGCATTGGAAGAAATTATTTGCGTGCACTGCCAACCGATGAATCTTACCGCGTTCGGATTGATGCGCTGGAAGAAGCGATTGCCAATGACAAAGCAAAAGGGATAAAACCCATTTGCATTGTTGGACTTGCTGGAACGACAAACCTTGGCGCAGTAGATGATTTGGAGGCATTATCAAAAATTGCAAAAAGAGAGAACTGTTGGTTTCATGTAGATGCGGCTTACGGCGGTGGCATGTTGCTTTCGCAGAAATATCCGACTGCGTTGAAAGGATTGAGCCTTGCTGATTCTGTTACCATTGATCCGCACAAATGGTTTTACGCACCGCTTGATGCCGGCGCCGTGTTGGTAAAAGACCATCAGCGCCTTACAAAATCCTTCGGCATTCAACACGCTTATCTTACGGACAGAACAAATCAAAAATCGGAACGCTACCAGTTTTACGTTCACGGTTTCGAACAATCAAAACGTTTCAGGAGTTTGAAAGTCTGGGCCAGTTTTCAGCACTACGGAAAAGAACAAATTGGTGAATGGATTGACCAGAATATTGCGCAGGCAAAACACTTGCACCGTCTTGCCATAAAAGATGGCTTATTTGAATCAGCCATTGAGCCGCCGATGTCGGCCATCTGTCTGCATTACAAAGGCAACGACTTAACTAAAGAGCAATCCAAGGCCTTGCATTACGAAGTGGCGGCCCGCATGGAACGCGGCGGAAAATTTTGGTTTGCTTCTACCGAAATGAAAGGCAAGACCTGGTTTCGCATCAACCCCGTAAACATTCATACAACGCTTGAAACGATGGATGCCTTGTACGCCTTGCTCAAGCAAACCTGCAAGGAAGTTGAAGCCGAAATGATTGGGCAAAGGGAAATCGTTTGA
- a CDS encoding cupin domain-containing protein — MPTRKIFLKTMGIMSSLFMVPEAFANREKEEAQLTPMLANRNKENSYWYIGHLMSLLVTSKDTNGRYALLRATERRGLEPPPHTHTKEDEAFLILEGEVVYTVGNQTFHAKEGDLMFLPKNIQHSFKIQSEKLETLILLTPGGLENYFVEMSNPAEKLQLPPMPQGPPDIKKLVATASKYGVKFPKM, encoded by the coding sequence ATGCCAACGAGAAAAATATTTTTAAAAACAATGGGAATAATGAGCAGCCTATTTATGGTTCCTGAAGCATTTGCCAACAGGGAAAAAGAGGAAGCACAACTGACACCAATGCTTGCCAACAGGAATAAAGAAAATTCCTATTGGTACATAGGTCATTTAATGTCACTGCTCGTTACGTCTAAAGACACGAATGGGCGTTATGCTTTGCTTCGAGCCACAGAACGCCGGGGGCTGGAACCGCCGCCTCATACCCACACAAAAGAAGACGAAGCTTTTTTGATACTGGAAGGCGAAGTTGTGTACACGGTAGGCAATCAAACATTCCACGCAAAAGAAGGCGATCTTATGTTTTTGCCTAAAAACATCCAGCACTCTTTTAAAATACAATCTGAAAAGCTGGAAACGTTGATTTTGCTTACTCCCGGCGGATTGGAAAATTACTTTGTTGAAATGAGCAATCCTGCGGAAAAATTGCAGCTTCCACCTATGCCTCAAGGACCGCCTGATATTAAAAAGCTGGTTGCGACAGCGTCAAAATATGGTGTCAAGTTTCCAAAGATGTAA
- a CDS encoding methyltransferase, whose protein sequence is MLAESTAKQTNVPVTLDPSRIMQFGMGFWASKVLLTAVKLNLFTHLASGALSAKGIKEKLGLGASDRHVYDWLDALVSLGLLERKGLLDEALYSNAEDTDFFLDKNKRSYTGGILEMANNRLYKFWNDLEDGLRTGQPQNEGKGKPQGNMEFFTELYQNEERLQEFMDAMSGIQAGNFMLLVNKFDFNTYDTMLDVGGADGWLSVQVCLRHPSIQCTTYDLPPVKPLAERKIAQFSLSNRIRVAGGDFLKDELPKAGIVTMGNILHGMNEETKAQLVKKVYDLLPEGGALMAIENIIDDERRQNTFGLLMSLNMLIENGDAFDYTMADFERWTKAAGFKRTERIPLAGPTSAAVAHK, encoded by the coding sequence ATGCTTGCTGAATCAACTGCCAAACAAACAAACGTCCCCGTAACGTTAGATCCTTCACGCATCATGCAATTCGGCATGGGCTTTTGGGCTTCAAAAGTTTTGCTTACGGCTGTAAAACTGAATTTATTCACACATCTGGCCAGCGGTGCTTTATCCGCAAAAGGCATCAAAGAGAAATTGGGCCTGGGCGCATCCGACCGGCATGTGTACGATTGGCTTGACGCTCTTGTTTCACTTGGGCTTTTGGAGCGCAAAGGCCTGCTGGACGAAGCGCTTTACAGCAACGCCGAAGACACGGATTTTTTTCTTGATAAAAACAAGCGCAGCTACACCGGCGGAATACTGGAAATGGCCAACAACCGTCTCTATAAATTTTGGAACGATTTAGAAGACGGCTTGCGTACGGGACAACCCCAAAACGAAGGCAAGGGCAAGCCGCAAGGCAACATGGAATTTTTTACCGAACTCTATCAAAACGAAGAAAGGCTACAGGAATTTATGGATGCCATGAGCGGTATTCAGGCCGGGAACTTTATGCTGCTCGTTAACAAATTTGACTTCAACACATACGATACGATGTTGGACGTTGGCGGCGCCGATGGATGGTTGAGTGTTCAGGTTTGCTTGCGGCATCCATCCATTCAATGCACAACCTATGACTTGCCGCCGGTTAAGCCATTGGCTGAACGAAAAATTGCGCAGTTCAGTTTATCCAACCGCATTCGCGTTGCCGGTGGCGATTTTTTAAAAGACGAGTTACCAAAAGCCGGCATCGTTACAATGGGAAATATCCTGCACGGCATGAACGAAGAAACCAAAGCCCAATTGGTGAAAAAAGTTTATGACCTCTTACCCGAAGGCGGCGCTTTGATGGCGATTGAAAACATCATTGACGACGAACGCCGGCAAAACACATTCGGCTTGCTTATGAGTTTAAACATGCTGATTGAAAACGGCGATGCTTTTGATTACACGATGGCTGACTTTGAACGCTGGACAAAAGCCGCAGGCTTTAAACGCACGGAACGCATTCCATTGGCCGGCCCGACAAGCGCCGCCGTTGCGCACAAATGA
- a CDS encoding tetratricopeptide repeat protein: MKQLVHTVLFLLLLLLSTIGWSQPTGSSNIQFTSTSGEAVTNFREGLKFADLSEAKKARTYFEKAVGLDPKLAVGYTYLALVSVTPQEFTANLNKAKENLGNANDWEKLFYQIAETYLNNDVEKRLSAAKQMVSQFPTLGRSYTTLGQAYADGGDYDKARSSYMKAVEIEPSWPGGFNVISSSFLFEEPKDFKKAELYANKLVSLMPTSGAYILLGDTYRAQNNLQKADAAYAMAVEADKEAPEAYYKRGHVLSFAGEYDKARELYRKAAALDATPTFAMENVAATYLHQNAPDKAINFLTNELKTGSGISDAQKADAAKYNYLTDIITIAYHTNKGQLTQTMLPQLETLSNELGQSFKDADAQATEKSYLLSWKVLAALANNKVEEANARAVEMKTALANIHNPRKLETYEFVMGQIAYRQKEYKKAIGYFMMANKQDIYNQYWLAKAYEADGQSDMAKKLYAQIAVYNFNSIGYALVRTEAKKKS, from the coding sequence ATGAAACAGCTCGTGCACACCGTTCTGTTCCTGCTTCTGCTGTTGCTTTCTACAATTGGATGGTCGCAACCCACGGGATCGTCCAACATTCAATTCACGTCCACTTCCGGCGAGGCCGTCACCAATTTCAGAGAAGGACTGAAATTCGCCGACCTGAGTGAAGCCAAAAAAGCAAGAACCTATTTTGAAAAAGCCGTAGGCCTCGATCCAAAACTCGCCGTCGGTTACACCTACCTCGCACTGGTTTCGGTAACGCCGCAGGAGTTTACAGCAAACCTCAACAAAGCCAAAGAAAATCTTGGCAACGCAAACGATTGGGAAAAGCTTTTCTACCAAATAGCCGAAACGTATCTGAACAACGATGTGGAGAAACGCCTGTCCGCCGCCAAACAAATGGTTTCGCAATTCCCAACCCTTGGCCGCTCTTACACTACGCTGGGCCAGGCCTACGCCGATGGCGGCGATTACGACAAGGCAAGATCTTCGTACATGAAAGCCGTGGAAATCGAACCTTCATGGCCCGGTGGCTTCAATGTTATTTCCAGTTCGTTTTTGTTTGAAGAACCCAAGGATTTTAAAAAGGCTGAACTGTACGCCAACAAACTCGTAAGCCTGATGCCTACCAGCGGTGCCTACATTTTGCTGGGCGATACTTACCGGGCGCAAAACAATTTGCAAAAGGCAGACGCCGCGTATGCAATGGCGGTTGAAGCCGACAAAGAAGCTCCCGAAGCTTACTACAAAAGAGGACACGTACTGTCCTTCGCCGGCGAATACGATAAGGCAAGAGAGCTTTACCGCAAGGCTGCGGCGCTCGATGCAACGCCAACCTTCGCCATGGAAAACGTTGCCGCTACTTATCTCCACCAAAACGCACCGGACAAGGCCATTAATTTTTTAACCAATGAATTAAAAACGGGCAGCGGCATCAGCGATGCGCAAAAAGCCGATGCGGCCAAATACAATTATCTCACCGACATCATCACCATTGCATATCATACCAATAAAGGACAACTGACACAAACGATGCTTCCGCAACTTGAAACGCTTTCCAATGAGCTTGGGCAAAGCTTTAAAGACGCCGATGCGCAGGCAACGGAAAAAAGTTATTTGCTTTCGTGGAAGGTCTTGGCCGCACTGGCAAACAACAAAGTTGAAGAAGCAAACGCCAGAGCCGTGGAAATGAAAACAGCGTTGGCAAACATTCACAACCCGCGCAAGCTGGAAACGTATGAATTTGTCATGGGGCAAATTGCCTACCGGCAAAAAGAGTACAAGAAAGCCATCGGCTATTTTATGATGGCGAACAAACAAGACATTTACAACCAATACTGGCTGGCAAAAGCCTACGAAGCCGACGGGCAATCGGACATGGCAAAAAAGCTGTACGCACAAATCGCTGTTTATAATTTCAACTCCATTGGCTACGCATTGGTGAGAACAGAGGCAAAGAAAAAAAGCTAA
- a CDS encoding GNAT family N-acetyltransferase yields MNFRTATTSDAPALNKLVNSAYRGDSSKKGWTTEADLLDGVRTSEDSLRRTINRNDAIVLLAEEDGELNGCVYLEKQNDALYLGMLTVKPELQGKGLGAQLMAASEKHAKQIGCKKIKMTVITARDELIAYYGRKGFVDTGFREDFPKDPAFGIPKQPLQFMVMEKSLRD; encoded by the coding sequence ATGAATTTTCGCACGGCAACAACCTCCGATGCTCCCGCATTGAACAAGCTTGTAAACAGCGCTTACCGCGGCGATAGCTCAAAAAAAGGCTGGACCACCGAAGCCGATTTGTTGGACGGCGTTCGCACCAGCGAGGACTCACTAAGAAGAACGATAAATCGCAACGACGCCATCGTTCTGTTGGCAGAAGAAGACGGCGAGTTAAACGGTTGCGTTTATCTTGAAAAACAGAACGATGCATTATACCTCGGCATGTTGACCGTAAAGCCCGAATTGCAAGGCAAGGGTTTGGGTGCACAGTTGATGGCCGCTTCGGAAAAGCACGCAAAACAAATTGGCTGCAAAAAAATAAAAATGACCGTCATCACCGCAAGAGACGAACTCATTGCTTATTACGGCCGCAAAGGTTTTGTGGACACAGGTTTCCGCGAAGATTTTCCAAAGGATCCGGCCTTCGGCATTCCGAAACAACCGCTTCAGTTTATGGTGATGGAGAAAAGCCTTCGCGACTGA
- a CDS encoding VOC family protein, whose protein sequence is MTFLSLQPFVPSGTDIAKAKDFFQELGFTLTWDAGDYAGFESGECKFILQKYDDKAFAENFMISVRVTSADEFWKEVKEKGLVEKYGIRLGEPVNQPYGREVNVIDLAGVCWHFVEG, encoded by the coding sequence ATGACTTTTCTTTCTCTTCAGCCTTTTGTGCCGTCGGGCACCGACATTGCCAAAGCCAAAGATTTTTTTCAGGAACTGGGTTTTACGCTTACCTGGGATGCCGGCGACTATGCCGGTTTTGAAAGCGGTGAATGCAAGTTCATTTTACAGAAGTATGATGACAAAGCCTTTGCGGAAAATTTTATGATCAGCGTTCGCGTGACGAGTGCCGATGAGTTTTGGAAAGAAGTAAAAGAGAAAGGTTTAGTAGAGAAGTACGGTATTCGTTTGGGCGAACCGGTAAATCAACCCTACGGCCGCGAAGTAAACGTCATTGATCTTGCGGGTGTTTGCTGGCATTTTGTAGAAGGCTAA
- a CDS encoding response regulator, with protein sequence MEQPTLESTKTKKVLIIEDEGDMCLLLNILLNGKEMELEHVKDLAAAQAYLEQTQPAVVILDNKLPDGYGVDFIGFIKKNYPNIRIIMISGFDASAEDVALENGADVFLQKPFTRDQLYQAIKGLMN encoded by the coding sequence ATGGAACAACCGACTCTCGAAAGCACCAAAACCAAGAAGGTGCTTATCATTGAAGACGAAGGCGACATGTGCCTTCTGTTGAATATTTTACTCAACGGAAAAGAAATGGAGCTTGAACACGTAAAAGACCTTGCGGCGGCGCAAGCTTATCTTGAACAAACGCAACCGGCCGTTGTCATCCTCGACAACAAACTGCCCGACGGTTACGGCGTTGATTTCATCGGCTTCATTAAAAAGAATTATCCGAACATCCGCATCATCATGATCTCGGGTTTTGATGCGTCGGCGGAGGACGTGGCGCTGGAAAACGGTGCGGACGTTTTTTTGCAAAAACCTTTTACAAGAGACCAGCTTTACCAGGCCATTAAAGGGTTGATGAATTAG